A stretch of Aedes aegypti strain LVP_AGWG chromosome 2, AaegL5.0 Primary Assembly, whole genome shotgun sequence DNA encodes these proteins:
- the LOC5574805 gene encoding zinc finger protein 26 isoform X1 → MTAAVRLLQGQSVASICRLCFMERDQLELIFDADRGYCSQWIEKLTSLKIDNVPNAPSSLCAECKSTLESFDAFREMCITNDLVFKETFCSEDLSVGDIKVESIEDQHENIVILQTDSESNSCDIPAGQDSIDAATSTKLVIDDFEIKVHDMDTSVEANIPIMTMIPVMNGDEIGNFSHENHDSAMTDADHKFNIIGPTIDISSSVESDSSMDAESNDNPTQNLTDENNHMSLTVDDILSDCFKYPCKICNIHVSKLHIMTHQDVHLFQCHICFKAFERFNYASRHISKWHREKNDTNDKDAHNDESTSALPSSSSTADTHDNELHSEQEKSTHMCGICNKNSTKLHAMVHKAEKVFECYICLKTFHELRYCSKHIRGHIIKQQKASEEECNNVDLVHSCKICVKPVSKLHVMTHKARGLYVCYICRRRCKKMAEMIEHVKKHMKIRRTHKRPVESIDSIVENVDNSQTTVNAQEIDNIQAMLEETNKPSTYVLTCDVCMRFSSKLHVTTHKDAGIFECHICSKRFDKFMNCTRHIKLHVKRSLTGNISPIEEKEQADEHTASGSSSSTNYKKSSETHLELDVSSFTQDGTDLKREAPGLHIDSSVEDDDEDEEEDKPQDDEALSANELGPTKYVCTICNQNVSKLHVITHKADGLFQCPICPRVSNTFYNVSRHIKNFSNHTEEVRNMLASALPKSQLF, encoded by the exons ATGACAGCTGCGGTGAGATTGCTTCAGGGCCAATCGGTTGCCTCCATCTGCCGATTGTGTTTCATGGAACGGGATCAGCTGGAACTGATTTTCGACGCCGACCGAGGATACTGCAGCCAATGGATCGAAAAACTCACTTCCTTGAAG aTTGATAACGTTCCGAACGCTCCTTCGTCGCTTTGTGCAGAATgcaaatccacactggaatccttcGATGCGTTCCGGGAAATGTGCATCACCAATGATCTTGTGTTCAAAGAGACATTTTGTTCGGAGGACTTGTCTGTTGGTGACATCAAAGTCGAAAGTATTGAGGATCAGCATGAAAACATCGTCATCTTACAAACCGATAGCGAGTCGAATTCCTGCGACATCCCTGCCGGGCAGGACAGCATTGATGCAGCAACATCAACCAAACTGGTGATAGACGACTTCGAAATTAAAGTCCACGACATGGATACCAGTGTTGAAGCTAACATCCCGATAATGACAATGATACCGGTAATGAATGGTGATGAAATCGGAAACTTTTCGCATGAAAACCATGATTCTGCAATGACGGATGCCGATCATAAGTTCAATATAATCGGTCCTACAATTGACATCAGTTCGAGTGTTGAATCAGACAGTTCAATGGATGCAGAGTCAAATGATAATCCCACTCAGAATTTGACTGACGAAAACAACCATATGTCGCTCACTGTCGACGACATTCTATCAGATTGTTTCAAATATCCATGTAAAATTTGCAATATACATGTGTCGAAACTTCACATAATGACTCATCAGGATGTTCATCTTTTCCAGTGTCATATTTGTTTTAAGGCATTCGAACGGTTTAATTATGCCAGCAGGCACATATCTAAGTGGCACAGAGAAAAGAATGATACTAACGATAAAGATGCTCATAATGATGAATCTACCAGTGCGctgccatcatcatcatccacgGCAGATACACATGACAACGAGTTGCATTCTGAACAAGAGAAATCGACACACATGTGTGGTATATGCAACAAAAATTCCACAAAACTCCATGCAATGGTACACAAGGCGGAAAAAGTTTTCGAGTGCTACATATGTTTAAAAACCTTTCACGAATTGAGGTACTGTAGCAAGCATATCAGGGGTCACATAATTAAGCAACAGAAAGCATCCGAGGAGGAATGTAATAATGTCGATTTAGTACATAGCTGCAAAATTTGCGTGAAGCCTGTATCGAAACTGCACGTAATGACTCACAAAGCCAGAGGATTGTATGTGTGCTACATCTGTAGAAGGAGGTGTAAAAAAATGGCGGAAATGATTGAACATGTTAAAAAACATATGAAAATACGAAGAACACATAAACGACCAGTCGAATCGATTGACTCGATCGTGGAAAATGTTGACAATAGTCAAACAACAGTCAATGCTCAAGAAATAGATAACATTCAAGCTATGCTAGAGGAGACCAACAAGCCATCTACATACGTATTGACTTGTGATGTTTGCATGCGATTCTCATCGAAACTACATGTAACGACTCATAAAGATGCTGGGATATTCGAGTGCCACATTTGCTCTAAAAGGTTCGACAAATTTATGAACTGTACTAGGCACATTAAGCTGCACGTGAAGCGGAGCCTAACTGGCAATATTTCTCCGATTGAAGAGAAGGAACAAGCGGATGAGCACACTGCCAGTGGAAGCAGTAGTTCAACTAATTACAAAAAATCCAGTGAAACCCATCTAGAATTGGATGTATCCAGCTTTACGCAAGACGGCACAGACCTAAAAAGAGAAGCTCCTGGGTTGCACATAGACTCCAGCGTGGAGGATGACGATGAGGATGAAGAGGAAGATAAGCCGCAGGATGACGAAGCACTCAGCGCTAACGAACTCGGTCCAACGAAGTATGTCTGCACAATATGCAaccaaaatgtttcaaaactgCACGTAATAACTCACAAAGCCGACGGATTGTTTCAGTGTCCGATCTGCCCGAGAGTATCTAATACCTTCTACAATGTCAGCAGGcacattaaaaatttcagcaaCCACACAGAAGAGGTAAGAAATATGCTTGCGTCGGCCTTGCCCAAAAGTCAGCTTTTTTGA